The following nucleotide sequence is from Mesobacillus jeotgali.
AACTTCATTAGATGTCCATACTCTCATGCCATCTTTCATGACATAGGCTTCATATCCAAGCATATTGAGAATCCTTGCAGCTTTACTGGACATAGTGCCATCATGGTCAATGAGGACAATCTTATTTTCGGGAGACAATTTCTTTAACTGTTCAAGTTCTGCCAATGATTCAAAGGCTATATTGATCGCCCCGGGCAAGTGGCCAGCAGCATATTCTTTGGCAGGTCTAAGGTCAACCAGCAAGAGTCCATTCGACTTATTCTTGATGGATTCCTGGATATCCACAGGCTTCATGATCGGTGGAAGGCCTGATTTTAGATAATCATCGGCACTTCCTAAGATAGCAGCTGCTTCATCAGTGTATTGTTTGCTTGCTGGAGCTGGGAAATCATAGTTCCCGGCTATTGTTTCTGTTGTTTCCACTGGGAAATCAAATGGTGTATGAGGAAGCGGTGTCCCCAAATTCGCGTCGCTAGTCCAGCCTCCCATTCCATTTACCATGGGGACTGCGTCATAACCGAGCATATTCCATAGAGCTGCTGTCTGACTTGCTGTATGGCCGCTGAAACAAATGACAAGAATCTTTTTGTCCTTTGGCAGATTAGCGATCTGGTTTGGGTCAGCTGTCATACTATAAGGAATATTGACAGAGCCTTCGATGTGTCCGGCGGCAAATGCAGCTGTATCGCGAACATCGACAATGAAGTATGACGGGTCGTAATTCAATATCATTTTTTCGAAAATTTCATCAGCAGCAATAGACTCTGCTGGTTTTTTCAGATAAGAATCAGCAGCTTGCTGTACGAATGAAAAAACATTGAGTTGCTCACTTTGTCCATTTGCTTTTGGCTGGGGTGTAGTTGAACTTTCCTGAGTGCCACAGCCACCAGTGAAAGCCAGCATTGTGCCGGCCAATAAGATTAATGCTTTTTTTCCAAACAGCTTCAAAGCTCTCACC
It contains:
- a CDS encoding rhodanese-like domain-containing protein, with amino-acid sequence MKLFGKKALILLAGTMLAFTGGCGTQESSTTPQPKANGQSEQLNVFSFVQQAADSYLKKPAESIAADEIFEKMILNYDPSYFIVDVRDTAAFAAGHIEGSVNIPYSMTADPNQIANLPKDKKILVICFSGHTASQTAALWNMLGYDAVPMVNGMGGWTSDANLGTPLPHTPFDFPVETTETIAGNYDFPAPASKQYTDEAAAILGSADDYLKSGLPPIMKPVDIQESIKNKSNGLLLVDLRPAKEYAAGHLPGAINIAFESLAELEQLKKLSPENKIVLIDHDGTMSSKAARILNMLGYEAYVMKDGMRVWTSNEVINGIKPISNIKVKNYPVKQLNTKLETETGAASCG